One segment of Apium graveolens cultivar Ventura unplaced genomic scaffold, ASM990537v1 ctg6337, whole genome shotgun sequence DNA contains the following:
- the LOC141703216 gene encoding 11S globulin seed storage protein Ana o 2.0101-like — protein MENDLTPKLSKNVYGGDGGSYSAWCPDDLPMLKQGNIGAAKLSLNKNGFALPCYSDSAKVAYVLQGSGVAGIVLPEKEEKVLPIKTGDSIALPFGVVTWWYNKEDTQLVVLFLGDTSKAHKTGSFTNFYLTGSNGIFTGFSTEFVGRAWDLEESVVKTLVGNQSGNGIVKLDAGFKITEPSEKHRDGLVLNCLEAPLDVDIKNGGRVVVLNTKNLPLVGEVGLGADLVRLDGSAMCSPGFSCDSAYQVTYIVRGSGRAQVVGVDGKRVLETTVKAGNLFIVPRFFVVSKIADPEGLEWFSIISTPNPVFTHLAGSIGAWKALSPRVLQASFNVGSDVEQQFRSKRTADAIFFPPPK, from the exons ATGGAGAATGATTTGACACCCAAACTGTCAAAGAATGTTTATGGAGGTGATGGTGGAAGCTACTCTGCCTGGTGTCCTGATGATCTCCCCATGCTTAAACAAGGCAATATTGGGGCTGCTAAGCTTTCTTTGAACAAGAATGGGTTTGCTCTCCCCTGTTATTCTGATTCTGCTAAGGTTGCTTATGTTCTTCAAG GGAGTGGAGTTGCTGGAATTGTTCTTCCTGAGAAAGAAGAGAAGGTTCTTCCTATCAAAACAGGGGATTCTATTGCTCTCCCATTTGGTGTTGTGACTTGGTGGTACAATAAAGAGGACACTCAGCTCGTAGTTCTTTTCTTGGGAGATACTTCAAAAGCCCATAAAACTGGTTCTTTTACTAACTTTTACTTGACGGGCTCTAATGGAATCTTCACTGGCTTTTCAACTGAGTTTGTAGGCAGGGCATGGGATTTGGAGGAAAGTGTTGTGAAGACCCTCGTGGGAAACCAATCAGGTAATGGAATTGTTAAGCTTGATGCAGGTTTCAAGATCACTGAGCCAAGTGAAAAACACCGAGATGGATTGGTGTTGAACTGTCTAGAAGCTCCACTGGATGTTGATATCAAAAATGGTGGAAGGGTTGTGGTTTTGAACACCAAGAATTTGCCTTTGGTTGGTGAGGTTGGACTTGGAGCCGATCTTGTCAGGCTAGATGGAAGTGCAATGTGCTCTCCAGGTTTTTCATGCGACTCGGCATATCAGGTAACTTACATTGTTCGGGGCAGTGGCCGGGCACAGGTTGTTGGTGTTGATGGGAAACGCGTTCTGGAAACAACTGTCAAGGCTGGTAACCTGTTCATTGTGCCTAGGTTTTTTGTGGTTTCAAAGATTGCTGATCCTGAAGGCTTGGAATGGTTTTCTATCATATCCACTCCAAA TCCGGTTTTCACCCATCTAGCTGGAAGCATAGGCGCGTGGAAGGCGTTGTCTCCTCGAGTTCTTCAGGCGTCTTTCAATGTGGGTTCGGATGTGGAGCAGCAGTTCCGTTCTAAAAGGACTGCAGATGCCATCTTCTTCCCTCCACCAAAGTAA
- the LOC141703211 gene encoding pentatricopeptide repeat-containing protein At1g77360, mitochondrial, with the protein MIIKGCCLKKSCFKSLVLARFYSSNKTVLGPSDPTKKICKLMMSCPKLGLAAALDKSGVRISQDVVEKVLARFENAGMLAHQFFEWAGKQHDYEHSVRAYHTIIESMAKIRQYQIMWDLVNSMGTKEMLNIETFCIIMRRYARCQKVEETVYAFNVMEKYKIQPNLAAFNGLLSALCKSKNVRKAQEIFDNMKERFDPDSKTYSILLDGWGRDPNLPKARMIYREMVKVGCEVDIVTHSIMVDILCKGGRVDEAIKIVKDMDSKGCRPTSFIYSVLIHTYGIENRIEDAIETFFQMEKNGIIPDVAVYNAFIGAFCKVSKMQNVYMILDEMEYKGVIPNSRTFNIILSNLIEREETDEAYKVFLRMTKICDPDSDTYTLMIKMFCDRDELERAQKVWRYMKKKQFLPSMHTFCALIDGFCDKADAERACVLMEEMIEKGIRPSRMTFKKLRQLLIKEQREDVLKFLQNKLDLLVKEPLCD; encoded by the coding sequence ATGATCATAAAAGGCTGTTGTCTTAAGAAATCATGCTTCAAATCGTTGGTGCTGGCCAGATTTTATAGCTCAAATAAGACAGTTTTAGGACCATCTGATCCAACAAAAAAGATATGCAAACTTATGATGTCTTGTCCAAAATTAGGTCTTGCTGCTGCACTCGACAAAAGTGGGGTAAGGATTTCCCAAGATGTAGTTGAAAAGGTTCTAGCTAGATTTGAGAATGCTGGAATGCTAGCGCATCAATTCTTTGAGTGGGCTGGCAAGCAACATGACTATGAACACAGTGTCAGAGCTTACCATACCATCATAGAGTCTATGGCGAAAATAAGACAGTATCAGATAATGTGGGATCTCGTGAATAGTATGGGTACCAAGGAAATGCTAAATATCGAAACGTTTTGTATAATCATGAGAAGGTATGCCAGGTGCCAGAAGGTGGAGGAGACAGTTTATGCTTTCAATGTTATGGAAAAATATAAAATTCAACCAAATCTAGCTGCTTTTAATGGTTTGCTAAGTGCTTTATGCAAGTCTAAAAATGTAAGAAAGGCTCAAGAGATCTTTGATAACATGAAAGAACGATTTGATCCTGATTCTAAAACCTACAGCATATTACTTGATGGGTGGGGAAGGGATCCTAATCTTCCCAAGGCTAGGATGATATATAGAGAAATGGTCAAAGTGGGTTGTGAAGTTGATATTGTAACGCACAGTATCATGGTTGACATCCTTTGCAAGGGTGGAAGGGTAGATGAAGCCATCAAAATTGTCAAGGACATGGACTCTAAAGGATGTAGgccaacatcattcatctatagtGTTTTAATTCATACTTATGGGATAGAAAATCGGATTGAAGATGCTATTGAAACGTTTTTTCAAATGGAAAAGAATGGCATCATTCCTGATGTGGCTGTATACAATGCATTTATCGGTGCTTTTTGTAAGGTAAGCAAGATGCAGAATGTGTACATGATTTTGGATGAAATGGAATACAAGGGGGTGATCCCGAATTCAAGGACTTTCAATATTATATTAAGCAACTTGATTGAGCGTGAAGAAACTGATGAAGCTTATAAGGTCTTCCTTAGAATGACTAAGATTTGTGATCCAGATTCAGATACATACACGTTGATGATAAAGATGTTCTGTGACAGAGATGAGCTTGAAAGGGCTCAAAAAGTGTGGAGGTACATGAAAAAGAAACAATTTCTTCCAAGCATGCACACATTCTGTGCACTTATTGATGGATTTTGTGATAAGGCTGATGCCGAGCGGGCCTGTGTCTTAATGGAAGAGATGATAGAAAAAGGAATCCGACCCTCACGGATGACATTCAAGAAACTAAGGCAACTGCTTATAAAGGAACAGAGAGAAGATGTTCTTAAATTTCTTCAAAACAAACTGGATCTTCTAGTTAAAGAACCTTTATGTGATTGA
- the LOC141703215 gene encoding dirigent protein 10-like: MALRSSSISLPYKRFISLFFLAITITSATSARILEAETTVETESTIPPVAASSTPAAATGGAAISHDHPLTFFMHDILGGTNPSARAVTGIVNNPALNGQVPFAKPNVANFPLNNGVPSTSSTNGLLDNNNIPFLTGLGRSTSNVIQNNNGGSGFFNGGQIQGAGADLRKLMFGTITAIDDELTEGHELGSGLVGKAQGFYVTSSGDGNSQTMAFTVMFESGGYKDSLCLFGVHRSAVSQSQIAVMGGTGKFLNAKGYATIKNVADANPQINNGITDGLETVLEITLYLAY, encoded by the exons ATGGCATTGCGTTCAAGCTCAATTTCTCTTCCCTATAAGCGCTTCATATCCCTCTTTTTCCTAGCCATAACAATCACCTCTGCAACCTCAGCTCGAATCCTCGAAGCAGAAACAACGGTTGAAACCGAATCAACTATACCTCCTGTGGCTGCTTCCTCTACCCCAGCTGCTGCAACTGGCGGAGCAGCTATAAGCCATGATCATCCACTTACATTCTTCATGCACGACATACTAGGCGGAACTAACCCTTCTGCTCGAGCAGTAACTGGCATTGTCAACAACCCTGCTCTCAATGGTCAAGTACCTTTCGCAAAACCTAATGTTGCAAATTTTCCTCTTAACAATGGTGTTCCATCAACTAGTAGTACCAATGGTCTTCTGGACAACAATAACATCCCCTTCCTCACCGGCCTTGGCAGAAGCACATCTAATGTGATTCAAAACAACAATGGAGGATCCGGATTCTTCAATGGTGGCCAAATACAG GGAGCTGGAGCAGACCTGAGGAAGCTAATGTTCGGAACAATCACTGCTATTGATGATGAACTAACCGAGGGACATGAACTAGGATCAGGATTAGTTGGAAAGGCACAAGGGTTTTATGTAACAAGTTCGGGAGAcggaaacagtcaaacaatggCTTTCACTGTTATGTTTGAGAGCGGCGGCTATAAGGATAGTTTATGTTTGTTTGGTGTTCACAGAAGTGCAGTTTCGCAGTCTCAAATTGCGGTAATGGGAGGTACTGGCAAGTTTTTGAATGCTAAGGGATATGCCACAATCAAGAATGTTGCAGATGCTAACCCGCAAATTAACAATGGAATCACAGATGGATTGGAAACTGTGTTGGAGATTACTCTGTATCTTGCTTACTAG
- the LOC141703209 gene encoding uncharacterized protein LOC141703209 → MAGSGSSMLSSLLLFTVILSLQQMYRGKLASTELFTIFGGFISSLLFLMLLTFIGNYQESSGVKTGWGAVILSELVALIAAGTVHRVCITTCFLFSAGLLYEVNKLSGMSVGKAESKARRS, encoded by the exons ATGGCAGGGTCAGGGAGTTCTATGTTATCTTCGTTGCTATTGTTCACTGTCATTCTCTCCCTTCAGCAAATGTATAGGGGAAAATTGGCTTCTACTGAGTTGTTTACAATTTTTGGGGGATTCATTAGCTCTCTCCTCTTTCTTATGTTGCTCACC TTCATCGGAAATTATCAGGAGTCCAGTGGCGTCAAGACTGGATGGGGTGCTG TTATTCTTTCAGAGTTAGTTGCTCTCATTGCTGCTGGCACTGTCCATCGAGTTTGTATCACTACTTG CTTCTTGTTCTCCGCAGGGCTACTGTATGAGGTTAACAAGCTTTCAGGGATGTCAGTGGGCAAAGCAGAATCTAAAGCAAGAAGGTCCTGA